A genomic segment from Spinacia oleracea cultivar Varoflay chromosome 3, BTI_SOV_V1, whole genome shotgun sequence encodes:
- the LOC110786721 gene encoding protein DCL, chloroplastic: protein MSIISSLNCSNTYLLGTFISSSPSILSLPSVYLHQNQQQLQQQQRRYCCAIKTGSQESYGSDLLRKPIVSSPSSHDDNSVQDDTENLEAENDYEKVAEGERWVDWEDQILEDTVPLVGFVRMILHSGTYQSGDRLSAEHERTILERLLPHHPEYEKKIGCGVDYITIGYHPQFQDSRCMFIIRKDGELIDFSYWKCIKGFIRKNYPLYAESFILKHFRRRRRYE from the exons atgtcaATAATTAGCAGTTTAAATTGTTCTAACACCTACTTATTGGGAACCTTTATCTCGTCGTCTCCTTCAATCTTATCTCTTCCTTCGGTTTATCTTCACCAAAATCAACAACAGTTGCAGCAGCAACAGCGTCGTTATTGTTGCGCCATAAAAACCGGGAGTCAAGAATCGTACGGCTCTGATTTGTTGAGGAAGCCAATTGTCTCCTCACCATCATCACATGATGACAATTCTGTCCAAGACGATACTGAGAATTTAGAGGCTGAAAATGATTATGAGAAGGTTGCAGAAGGAGAGAGATGGGTTGATTGGGAAGACCAAATTTTAGAGGATACTGTTCCCCTTGTTGGCTTTGTTAGAATGATTCTTCATTCTGGAAC ATACCAAAGTGGAGATAGATTATCTGCGGAACATGAGAGAACTATTTTGGAGAGATTGCTTCCGCATCATCCTGAATACGAAAAGAAAATCGGATGTGGAGTTGACTACATCACT ATTGGATATCATCCACAATTTCAAGATTCCCGATGTATGTTCATAATTCGCAAAGATGGTGAACTAATTGACTTCTCATACTGGAAGTGCATTAAGGGCTTCATCAGGAAAAACTACCCGCTCTATGCAGAAAGCTTCATTCTCAAGCATTTTCGACGGCGTAGACGATACGAGTGA